Part of the Anopheles coluzzii chromosome 3, AcolN3, whole genome shotgun sequence genome is shown below.
TTGCAGTCCCAGAATAACCGCTGGAAAAATAACAGCCTCAAACAGCCCCAACTACTAaagaaatgtttgaaataaataatactcACTTGTGTACGGGCAGTTTGCTTTGGAGCGATTTGATTGTATTGTGCGCAATGGCCACACCAAGATTAGCGCCGATCACCACTGTCAGCAGCCCGCGAATGAACCCAAACAGGTAGCCGCTGGCAATGATCAGCACTAGATAACCGACCGTTACGGGAAAACTTACGACGGTGAACATGCACAGAAAGATGACAAATATTATCCACGTGTTCTGCGTTTCGATCCAGAACAGGACACCTTTGGCGGTATCTCTGAATGTGTAGATTAATAGCATGATCCCGATCAGCAGGCACAAGGGAAGCAGATAGCTGAACATGGGCCTACGCTGTGAGGCCACTATGCGCTGCAGCCGGTACAGCCAACTATCGCGCATTGCGATCGTGTCACCGTCTATCGATGATCGCTTCCTATCATTAGTGATCGTTGCCTTGGTAACTGGCAATGAGGAAGGCCTTGATAAAACTGCTTTTGCGGGTAGTTCCCCGAACAGACTGTAGTTTCCAAACTGTTGCTGTTCGTAAAACGATAGACAGGCGCCGCTGGCCGTCTGTTGCGTCACAGGATCGTACTCATATAAGCAACTGCTCGGTTTCTTCTTTGGGCTAGTTCCTTCCAGTGACACTACTGTGAAAAATGCTTCTGTCGGTTGTACCAATGATACTGGCGATTGGTCCTTTGCAGTAGCAGCCGAATGATGTATGCCCTTAAACAAAGGCTTATTGTGATGGGCGTTCCGGATCGGAGGCGAAGCAGGTGTTGGTATCGTCCTAGGTGATGTGATAGTTTGTGATGCCGTTAGAACGAATGTCGGTGAGGTCAGTGTCGGCAACTGATGAAAATCCTCCGTCGTCTTTTGAACCAATGATATTGCTTGTTCATCGAGTTTGATTCCATTCTCGTTCGAACAGTTCATACTGGTTGCAAGATCCACGGAAACACGCAGAACGCTAGGTAGgattaatttaaaacgaataaaaCCAATCAGTACACACTATCAACGTTTCAAGTGAGGGCCAGTTAGTTATTCCCCTTTTATGTGAGATCGGTTACGGCAGTTACTCTTATTGAATGGAGACCGGGAGAAAGTGAGCAAAATACCACAACCATCAACAAATGTGAGCAGTGTGTTAAATCGGTGTCGGAATGGCGACAAGCACTCACAAAAGAAATGAGTGAAAGCGGGTACTTTAGCCGGAACTAGCCCACAGGaagacaataaaaaaagtacTTAACACCATCGGAATTGGTGAATCATAGTATGTAAGCTAGAAAACGTACGTTAAGGCAATTACATATGAAAATAGATTCTTGTTCCAccataatcaaaacaaaacacgcagAAGCGCATTCGCACACAAACCCACTTCCACGTAGATAACATATTGAATAGAATGAGATGaaaaaattgtacaaaatCGATCGTTTTAATTTACAGCAATCACCGTCACCGTACAAAGGCCCACTTGCACTCATTTACCACTGATGCACGAAAACGGGACGGATGGGCAATATGTTCCCATCGACGCTGCGATAAATAAAGATGTTACTCCAGTAGCAGGGTCCATTTTCCAACCAAAAACACACCAGTAAAGTTACATCTTCCTACAAGTCTGCAAATCTTCCAACGTTACATTGACATACACTGCTCGAAGCACCGCACTATCGTTTTAGAGACTCGTTTGTTGTGCAAACTTCTCAAATGCTTTTAATTACACGCCACAACTGCATTGCGTTTATGTGCTCCGATGCGTACACAGGAACCACGCAAAAAAACTTACTTCGACTTCGGAGTTTCAATGCACAGAGCCCGAGTCCGAGCGcgaatgtttacattttaactTATTTTCGCACGCATACGAACAAAGTTTTCTCTTTGCATTGCAAACGGAATAATATATAGCATTTCACGACTCGCTCATACttaacacacaacacacttcttTTCTTCACAACAGACTACGTGAGAATACAAGGATGATCGCGCTTCCATCGACAACAAaccttattttttgtgtttagatttttcttattttcttcgCAGTGTCGTTTGACTCCCCGTACAACATGGCGAgggtttttgacgttcgaATATCGCTGCAcctcgctcattttctctaccTTTCCTTTACTTGCTTCCAGTGGTCTTGCTCCAGCGAGCTTATGTGCCCCCTCTCCCACTTCACAACGAACGCTTCGTCCACCATTGTACATATGCCTTTCGTTTCGTGGTTGACTAAATTTGAACAAAATGATTGATCTTTAAGCATTACATTAACAAAGCGTGCTATTTTGCATCTTGCCGATCATCATTTTGCCTCTAAACCGTCCTGCTGTAGCGGGTACATTGCAAGAGATATGTGTGTTGTAATCGTTAGAAAGTGCTACAGTGTACGCTTATCCTGATGTGTTTACTTGCTCTTTTTTGGGCAATCACTTAAGACAGATTTTAGTGCACCAGTTTTGTAGAAGAATGGGAATGACTACAAACATCGGTATATTCACACGCCATCATGCAGCTGAATGCATATCGacggaaaattgaaaacatcgaaagtaaaattcatttaaaaaaatcgtagTATACGAGCCAATATGCTCCGTAAGTACAATAAGCTATCGGGCTATGAAGCGTAAAGTATTAGAAAAATATGtgtacttgttttttttacatgtttgCCTCGCCGTTTTAGGTAGACTGTGCACCGCTGAGCACGTAGGAAAGGTGAGctccacctgatccagcccTCGAGCACGCTGTGCGATGCTGCGCCGTACAGTACCGTACAGCATGTCGTATTAATCACCCTTTTGACAACGCATGTGTCCgcttttttgccatttaattttttccaccaacaccagcgcgagctttttggcggtCATCTTGAACCCTCAAAAAGACTTACAAAAACGCTCGCCAGCGAGGAAAAATCGCACTGATTTGGAGCGTTGGCAAACTCGTGAAAAACCGTTTTTGGCCTGCGTTTATACTTCCAGCGCCAACAGTTACTCCACAACCAACGATATGCCCAAGCAATGCCATGTCATTGTTTGGACCTTCGAAAAATGAATGCGAATTAAAACCGTTAGATTGGTATGTTATTTCATTTCTCACAACGGGCCTTCTGGAGTAACTTAGGAATTAAGTTTTAGGTGCCTGCCGTAGATGTTGTGATTTACAGAGTTGTGCTCGAGAAATTGTGTACGTAAAAGATACATTGGGTTGTATCTtaacttttgcttttttttataacttaGTCAACGCGATACagtagaaaattaaacaattatcGACACTTATCAATACACGTTAAAATACTAGGACGCACCAGCTGAACCGAGCGCCCCtaccgagagctcctgctcgatcggccttcaTGCACACTTCATTCAGTGGTCGGCACACCTGTCCACaccaggatcggtatgggttcagtatcggttccaggaccggtatgggttcagtatcggTTCCAAGACCGAGACGATTTCATGATTTTTCTCCAGAACCGGTATGGCTCTAACTTCAACTCCAGCAGCGGTATgggttcatcatcatcggttcCAAGACCGGTATGGGATTCTGATCTGTTCTAGGATCAGTATGAGTTCAGTTTCAACTCCAACACAGGTATGAGTTCATGGAATAAAATTTAtaactaaaattaaaaaaaaaacccatgcTCGTTGGGTAGTCCTGCAATCGTGGCCCGTTTGGCCAACCGGGAAAATGACGCGGTTCTTTCtgaatataaaaacaaacttcGCAAGAAGCTGCAAAAAATCCGCTAATGTTTCAGTTTTGTTaagttttcattttaatgcCTCGAGTGTTATTACATGGTTTGTCGtt
Proteins encoded:
- the LOC120955852 gene encoding uncharacterized protein LOC120955852 is translated as MNCSNENGIKLDEQAISLVQKTTEDFHQLPTLTSPTFVLTASQTITSPRTIPTPASPPIRNAHHNKPLFKGIHHSAATAKDQSPVSLVQPTEAFFTVVSLEGTSPKKKPSSCLYEYDPVTQQTASGACLSFYEQQQFGNYSLFGELPAKAVLSRPSSLPVTKATITNDRKRSSIDGDTIAMRDSWLYRLQRIVASQRRPMFSYLLPLCLLIGIMLLIYTFRDTAKGVLFWIETQNTWIIFVIFLCMFTVVSFPVTVGYLVLIIASGYLFGFIRGLLTVVIGANLGVAIAHNTIKSLQSKLPVHKLIRNETGRAILRVISGPRAFKIVLFARLTPIPFGLQNTIFGISSVNTRSYHAGTVIGLLPAQTINVYLGSKLRSIHEVLSDHNAALGLAGYGVFVVEVIVGAALMIWVIQKARLELSAALLATTDADSDEKILIEIEA